The following are encoded in a window of Strix uralensis isolate ZFMK-TIS-50842 chromosome 30, bStrUra1, whole genome shotgun sequence genomic DNA:
- the LOC141935919 gene encoding putative RNA-binding protein 46 encodes MLGPTLLKIFRSHLGDGIKCVLMQFADSWAGPPPPRGCEVFVSKIPRDLYEDELVPVFERAGKIYEFRLMMRFSGENRGCAFVMYTAEEEAQLAIEILNNYEIRPGRFIGVCVSSNNCRLFIGGIPKEKKKEEILREMKKVTEGVVDVTVCPDATDKTKTRGFAFVQYESHRAAAVARRSLIPGALQLWGHTIRVDWAQPEEEAGEKRRQRVKELRVRNLLRSTTEDTIKAEFDKFKPGAVKRVKKLRDCAFVHFFHREDAVAAMSAMNGKCIDGASIEVALAKQGKKGRAWKQRFNAQLSPGSENLLGFPDKGAGHQKSLGEPASPSVRLNGQRSPGPSEVEGCTYPFFPGTKLTLTSRYSLKPGHFSSAVMHLDYVCNKSNWTPPEYSLYSTTTQDGKILLVFKVVIASIADGYFMPDRLCATVEGAKELAAQFTLLHRRKYKCFRLVLKN; translated from the exons gttggGCAGGTCCTCCACCACCTCGTGGATGTGAAGTTTTTGTGAGTAAGATTCCTCGGGATCTGTATGAAGATGAATTAGTTCCTGTTTTCGAGAGAGCTGGGAAGATCTATGAGTTCAGGCTGATGATGAGATTCAGCGGTGAGAATCGAGGCTGTGCTTTTGTGATGTACACTGCTGAAGAGGAAGCCCAGCTAGCCATCGAGATTCTTAATAATTACGAAATTCGTCCAGGGAGATTTATTGGTGTCTGCGTCAGCTCGAACAACTGCAGACTATTTATTGGAGggattccaaaagaaaagaagaaagaagaaatactgcgtgaaatgaaaaaagttacagaaggaGTGGTAGATGTCACTGTTTGTCCAGATGCCACGGACAAAACTAAAACTCGTGGCTTTGCTTTTGTGCAATACGAAtctcacagagcagctgcagtggcTAGAAGAAGCCTAATCCCAG GAGcactccagctctggggtcatACCATTCGGGTAGACTGGGCACAGCCTGAGGAGGAAGCTGGtgaaaaaagaaggcagagagttAAAGAATTACGTGTAAGAAATTTGCTGAGATCTACTACAGAGGACACAATTAAAGCTGAATTCGACAAGTTCAAGCCAGGAGCAGTTAAACGTGTAAAGAAGCTGAGAGACtgtgcttttgttcattttttccaccgTGAAGATGCAGTTGCTGCGATGTCTGCAATGAATGGAAAGTGCATTGATGGAGCTAGTATTGAGGTAGCGCTGGCAAAGCAAGGTAAGAAAGGAAGAGCTTGGAAGCAGCGTTTTAATGCTCAGCTGAGTCCTGGTTCTGAAAATCTCTTAGGGTTTCCTGACAAAGGAGCTGGTCATCAAAAATCCTTAGGGGAACCAGCAAGTCCTTCAGTTCGTCTTAATGGTCAGCGTAGTCCAGGCCCCTCTGAAGTTGAAGGGTGCACAtacccttttttcccaggcacaaagcttACTCTAACTAGCAGGTATTCTTTAAAACCCGGTCACTTCAGTTCTGCAGTGATGCATCTGGATTATGTCTGCAATAAAAGTAACTGGACACCACCAGAATACTCCTTGTACTCAACCACAACTCAGGATGGGAAAATACTCCTGGTGTTCAAGGTGGTTATTGCCAGTATTGCAGATGGTTATTTCATGCCAGACAGACTCTGCGCGACAGTAGAAGGTGCAAAGGAATTGGCAGCACAGTTCACACTTCTACATCGACGTAAGTATAAATGCTTTCGATtagttctgaagaactga